In Brachypodium distachyon strain Bd21 chromosome 2, Brachypodium_distachyon_v3.0, whole genome shotgun sequence, one genomic interval encodes:
- the LOC100834307 gene encoding uncharacterized protein LOC100834307 codes for MLRSFPQARRLLRRMGFEKGDAYFFKQMGKGMLCTYALFGAAWFWNETSPLGWWTLKPRPKEEKEMAHLYERREFPYPGDEEAVEEFIKSGGALGTTIGPKGFADANMDSDNMQKQLQSKKFDQEAQKLWFRMRNEVVQELQEKGFDVE; via the exons ATGCTCCGCAGCTTCCCTCAGGCCCGTAGGCTCCTCAG GAGGATGGGGTTCGAGAAGGGGGACGCCTACTTCTTTAAGCAGATGGGTAAGGGCATGCTCTGCACATACGCACTTTTCGGCGCCGCGTGGTTCTGGAATGAGACGTCGCCGCTTGGCTGGTGGACGCTCAAGCCACGTCCCAAG gaagaaaaagaaatggcaCATCTCTATGAGCGCAGGGAGTTCCCCTATCCTGGTGATGAAGAGGCAGTTGAGGAGTTCATAAAAAGTGGAGGTGCTCTAGGTACCACGATTGGACCCAAAGGTTTTGCTGATGCAAACATGGACTCTGATAACATGCAAAAGCAATTGCAGTCAAAAAAGTTTGACCAGGAAGCACAAAAGCTCTGGTTTCGGATGAGGAATGAGGTTGTACAGGAACTCCAAGAGAAAGGATTTGATGTTGAATGA
- the LOC100834604 gene encoding acyltransferase-like protein At1g54570, chloroplastic isoform X2, whose product MPAAMATLSPPLVHPQVPSCRLGPRQWHASFERIRFQFRHAGRLQASYKGLEAMYDDGYGMVKDLDYYYQALRELVEHDSGPPRWFCPVDASLSVEDAPLMLYLPGVDGMGMGLCMHHKALGRIFELRCLHIPFHDRTPFEELVAMVEDVVRAEHSTSPNKPIYLLGNSFGGCLALAVAARNPRIDLILVLVNPATSFEKSDIKQLLSIFSPFSDHACIAITALLNYNIDNEVNIALSRMKSGKHPLEAFGRLTNNMSSSLKHTNILDKLPEDTLRWKMELIKTAASYANYRLHFVTADVLLLASGADRLLPSKAEADRLQKILPKCKVFFFQNHGHSLLLEHGVHVSSIIKCADLYRHSRKYQRVLDFIPPSTTELNEVDKASSDLTFRTCPAMFSTMEDGTVVRGLGGVPADGPVLLVGNHMLMGIELISLAAEFLRQKKAVVRGIAHPLLFPKKERTSSEGHDFFDFLKLWGGVPMTYKHIYELLAAREFVLMYPGGYREALHCKGEEHRIFWPDETGFVRMAAQLNATIVPFGVVGEDDLLNILCTFDDIRNAPFGKEIMRAYSSHLKLRDAAHEVIFPGVLLKIPGRFYYRFGKPIPTKGRQDVLTDRQAANDLYMHIRAEVESIISYLLEKRVEDKYRHILPRLWYKAARGPNAEVPTFDP is encoded by the exons atgcCTGCAG CAATGGCaactctctctccccctctgGTACACCCACAGGTCCCCTCCTGCAGACTGGGGCCGCGCCAGTGGCATGCCTCTTTCGAGAGGATCCGCTTCCAGTTCAGACATGCCGGGAGACTGCAAGCGAGCTACAAAGGCCTTGAAGCAATGTATGATGATGGGTATGGGATGGTCAAGGACCTGGACTACTACTACCAGGCACTCAGAGAGCTGGTGGAGCATGACAGTGGGCCACCACGCTGGTTCTGCCCCGTCGATGCCAGCTTGTCGGTCGAGGATGCTCCACTCATGCTCTATTTGCCAG GGGTAGATGGAATGGGGATGGGGCTCTGCATGCACCACAAGGCTCTTGGAAG AATTTTTGAACTTAGATGCTTGCATATTCCTTTTCATGACCGCACACCATTCGAAG aacTTGTTGCAATGGTAGAAGATGTTGTGAGAGCAGAGCATTCCACTTCTCCTAATAAGCCCATCTATCTATTGGGGAACTCGTTCGGAGGATGCTTAGCTCTTGCAGTTGCTGCTCGTAATCCCCGCATTGATTTGATATTGGTACTAGTTAATCCAG CGACATCATTTGAGAAGTCAGATATAAAACAGCTTCTATCAATTTTTAGTCCCTTTTCGGATCACGCCTGCATTGCAATTACAGCTCTACTGAACTACAACATCG ACAACGAAGTGAACATAGCACTGAGTAGAATGAAAAGTGGGAAGCATCCTTTAGAAGCATTTGGCAGATTGACGAATAACATGTCATCTTCCCTGAAGCATACG AACATACTGGACAAGCTACCAGAAGACACACTAAGATGGAAAATGGAACTGATAAAAACTGCTGCTTCATACGCTAATTACCGTCTACATTTCGTTACTGCTGATGTGCTACTGCTAGCAAG CGGCGCTGACAGGTTGCTGCCTAGCAAAGCAGAAGCTGACAGGCTACAGAAGATATTACCTAAATGCAAAGTCTTCTTCTTTCAGAACCATGGGCACAGCTTACTGTTG GAACATGGTGTGCATGTCTCATCCATCATCAAGTGTGCTGATCTGTACCGCCATTCGAGGAAGTATCAGCGGGTTTTGGACTTCATCCCACCATCCACAACTGAGCTAAATGAAGTCGACAAAGCTAGCAG TGACCTGACGTTCAGAACGTGCCCGGCGATGTTCTCTACGATGGAGGATGGGACCGTGGTCCGAGGCCTGGGTGGGGTGCCTGCGGATGGCCCTGTGTTGCTGGTGGGAAACCACATGTTGATGGGGATTGAGCTCATCTCGCTTGCTGCAGAGTTCCTGCGGCAGAAGAAGGCCGTTGTCCGTGGCATCGCTCACCCGCTGCTCTTCCCGAAGAAGGAGAGGACGTCATCAGAGGGCCACGACTTCTTCGACTTCCTCAAACTGTGGGGAGGTGTGCCCATGACCTACAAGCACATCTATGAGTTGCTGGCAGCTCGGGAGTTCGTGCTCATGTACCCAGGTGGTTACAGGGAGGCACTCCACTGCAAG GGTGAAGAGCACAGGATATTTTGGCCAGATGAGACTGGATTTGTTAGGATGGCAGCACAGTTAAATGCCACAATCGTGCCATTTGGAGTCGTTGGAGAGGACGATCTCTTGAAT ATCCTCTGTACGTTCGACGATATCAGGAACGCACCATTTGGAAAGGAAATCATGCGTGCGTATAGCAGCCATCTGAAGCTGAG GGATGCCGCTCACGAGGTCATCTTTCCAGGCGTACTTCTGAAAATACCGGGCCGGTTTTACTACCGGTTCGGCAAACCTATTCCGACCAAGGGAAGGCAAGATGTCCTGACTGATCGGCAGGCTGCGAACGATCTTTACATGCATATTAGAGCGGAGGTGGAAAGTATAATTTCGTATTTGCTGGAGAAGAGGGTGGAGGACAAGTACAGGCACATCTTGCCGAGGCTCTGGTACAAAGCTGCTCGAGGCCCAAACGCTGAAGTTCCAACCTTTGATCCATAA
- the LOC100834604 gene encoding acyltransferase-like protein At1g54570, chloroplastic isoform X3, with product MSAACLLTKSPLKTMTEILKKALLFTAMATLSPPLVHPQVPSCRLGPRQWHASFERIRFQFRHAGRLQASYKGLEAMYDDGYGMVKDLDYYYQALRELVEHDSGPPRWFCPVDASLSVEDAPLMLYLPGVDGMGMGLCMHHKALGRIFELRCLHIPFHDRTPFEELVAMVEDVVRAEHSTSPNKPIYLLGNSFGGCLALAVAARNPRIDLILVLVNPATSFEKSDIKQLLSIFSPFSDHACIAITALLNYNIDNEVNIALSRMKSGKHPLEAFGRLTNNMSSSLKHTNILDKLPEDTLRWKMELIKTAASYANYRLHFVTADVLLLASGADRLLPSKAEADRLQKILPKCKVFFFQNHGHSLLLEHGVHVSSIIKCADLYRHSRKYQRVLDFIPPSTTELNEVDKASSDLTFRTCPAMFSTMEDGTVVRGLGGVPADGPVLLVGNHMLMGIELISLAAEFLRQKKAVVRGIAHPLLFPKKERTSSEGHDFFDFLKLWGGVPMTYKHIYELLAAREFVLMYPGGYREALHCKGEEHRIFWPDETGFVRMAAQLNATIVPFGVVGEDDLLNILCTFDDIRNAPFGKEIMRAYSSHLKLRRTSENTGPVLLPVRQTYSDQGKARCPD from the exons ATGAGTGCTGCATGTCTCCTAACTAAGTCACCCCTCAAAACCATGACTGAGATACTCAAAAAAGCTTTGCTGTTCACAGCAATGGCaactctctctccccctctgGTACACCCACAGGTCCCCTCCTGCAGACTGGGGCCGCGCCAGTGGCATGCCTCTTTCGAGAGGATCCGCTTCCAGTTCAGACATGCCGGGAGACTGCAAGCGAGCTACAAAGGCCTTGAAGCAATGTATGATGATGGGTATGGGATGGTCAAGGACCTGGACTACTACTACCAGGCACTCAGAGAGCTGGTGGAGCATGACAGTGGGCCACCACGCTGGTTCTGCCCCGTCGATGCCAGCTTGTCGGTCGAGGATGCTCCACTCATGCTCTATTTGCCAG GGGTAGATGGAATGGGGATGGGGCTCTGCATGCACCACAAGGCTCTTGGAAG AATTTTTGAACTTAGATGCTTGCATATTCCTTTTCATGACCGCACACCATTCGAAG aacTTGTTGCAATGGTAGAAGATGTTGTGAGAGCAGAGCATTCCACTTCTCCTAATAAGCCCATCTATCTATTGGGGAACTCGTTCGGAGGATGCTTAGCTCTTGCAGTTGCTGCTCGTAATCCCCGCATTGATTTGATATTGGTACTAGTTAATCCAG CGACATCATTTGAGAAGTCAGATATAAAACAGCTTCTATCAATTTTTAGTCCCTTTTCGGATCACGCCTGCATTGCAATTACAGCTCTACTGAACTACAACATCG ACAACGAAGTGAACATAGCACTGAGTAGAATGAAAAGTGGGAAGCATCCTTTAGAAGCATTTGGCAGATTGACGAATAACATGTCATCTTCCCTGAAGCATACG AACATACTGGACAAGCTACCAGAAGACACACTAAGATGGAAAATGGAACTGATAAAAACTGCTGCTTCATACGCTAATTACCGTCTACATTTCGTTACTGCTGATGTGCTACTGCTAGCAAG CGGCGCTGACAGGTTGCTGCCTAGCAAAGCAGAAGCTGACAGGCTACAGAAGATATTACCTAAATGCAAAGTCTTCTTCTTTCAGAACCATGGGCACAGCTTACTGTTG GAACATGGTGTGCATGTCTCATCCATCATCAAGTGTGCTGATCTGTACCGCCATTCGAGGAAGTATCAGCGGGTTTTGGACTTCATCCCACCATCCACAACTGAGCTAAATGAAGTCGACAAAGCTAGCAG TGACCTGACGTTCAGAACGTGCCCGGCGATGTTCTCTACGATGGAGGATGGGACCGTGGTCCGAGGCCTGGGTGGGGTGCCTGCGGATGGCCCTGTGTTGCTGGTGGGAAACCACATGTTGATGGGGATTGAGCTCATCTCGCTTGCTGCAGAGTTCCTGCGGCAGAAGAAGGCCGTTGTCCGTGGCATCGCTCACCCGCTGCTCTTCCCGAAGAAGGAGAGGACGTCATCAGAGGGCCACGACTTCTTCGACTTCCTCAAACTGTGGGGAGGTGTGCCCATGACCTACAAGCACATCTATGAGTTGCTGGCAGCTCGGGAGTTCGTGCTCATGTACCCAGGTGGTTACAGGGAGGCACTCCACTGCAAG GGTGAAGAGCACAGGATATTTTGGCCAGATGAGACTGGATTTGTTAGGATGGCAGCACAGTTAAATGCCACAATCGTGCCATTTGGAGTCGTTGGAGAGGACGATCTCTTGAAT ATCCTCTGTACGTTCGACGATATCAGGAACGCACCATTTGGAAAGGAAATCATGCGTGCGTATAGCAGCCATCTGAAGCTGAG GCGTACTTCTGAAAATACCGGGCCGGTTTTACTACCGGTTCGGCAAACCTATTCCGACCAAGGGAAGGCAAGATGTCCTGACTGA
- the LOC100834604 gene encoding acyltransferase-like protein At1g54570, chloroplastic isoform X5, which translates to MSAACLLTKSPLKTMTEILKKALLFTAMATLSPPLVHPQVPSCRLGPRQWHASFERIRFQFRHAGRLQASYKGLEAMYDDGYGMVKDLDYYYQALRELVEHDSGPPRWFCPVDASLSVEDAPLMLYLPGVDGMGMGLCMHHKALGRIFELRCLHIPFHDRTPFEELVAMVEDVVRAEHSTSPNKPIYLLGNSFGGCLALAVAARNPRIDLILVLVNPATSFEKSDIKQLLSIFSPFSDHACIAITALLNYNIDNEVNIALSRMKSGKHPLEAFGRLTNNMSSSLKHTNILDKLPEDTLRWKMELIKTAASYANYRLHFVTADVLLLASGADRLLPSKAEADRLQKILPKCKVFFFQNHGHSLLLEHGVHVSSIIKCADLYRHSRKYQRVLDFIPPSTTELNEVDKASSDLTFRTCPAMFSTMEDGTVVRGLGGVPADGPVLLVGNHMLMGIELISLAAEFLRQKKAVVRGIAHPLLFPKKERTSSEGHDFFDFLKLWGGVPMTYKHIYELLAAREFVLMYPGGYREALHCKIVWIWTCK; encoded by the exons ATGAGTGCTGCATGTCTCCTAACTAAGTCACCCCTCAAAACCATGACTGAGATACTCAAAAAAGCTTTGCTGTTCACAGCAATGGCaactctctctccccctctgGTACACCCACAGGTCCCCTCCTGCAGACTGGGGCCGCGCCAGTGGCATGCCTCTTTCGAGAGGATCCGCTTCCAGTTCAGACATGCCGGGAGACTGCAAGCGAGCTACAAAGGCCTTGAAGCAATGTATGATGATGGGTATGGGATGGTCAAGGACCTGGACTACTACTACCAGGCACTCAGAGAGCTGGTGGAGCATGACAGTGGGCCACCACGCTGGTTCTGCCCCGTCGATGCCAGCTTGTCGGTCGAGGATGCTCCACTCATGCTCTATTTGCCAG GGGTAGATGGAATGGGGATGGGGCTCTGCATGCACCACAAGGCTCTTGGAAG AATTTTTGAACTTAGATGCTTGCATATTCCTTTTCATGACCGCACACCATTCGAAG aacTTGTTGCAATGGTAGAAGATGTTGTGAGAGCAGAGCATTCCACTTCTCCTAATAAGCCCATCTATCTATTGGGGAACTCGTTCGGAGGATGCTTAGCTCTTGCAGTTGCTGCTCGTAATCCCCGCATTGATTTGATATTGGTACTAGTTAATCCAG CGACATCATTTGAGAAGTCAGATATAAAACAGCTTCTATCAATTTTTAGTCCCTTTTCGGATCACGCCTGCATTGCAATTACAGCTCTACTGAACTACAACATCG ACAACGAAGTGAACATAGCACTGAGTAGAATGAAAAGTGGGAAGCATCCTTTAGAAGCATTTGGCAGATTGACGAATAACATGTCATCTTCCCTGAAGCATACG AACATACTGGACAAGCTACCAGAAGACACACTAAGATGGAAAATGGAACTGATAAAAACTGCTGCTTCATACGCTAATTACCGTCTACATTTCGTTACTGCTGATGTGCTACTGCTAGCAAG CGGCGCTGACAGGTTGCTGCCTAGCAAAGCAGAAGCTGACAGGCTACAGAAGATATTACCTAAATGCAAAGTCTTCTTCTTTCAGAACCATGGGCACAGCTTACTGTTG GAACATGGTGTGCATGTCTCATCCATCATCAAGTGTGCTGATCTGTACCGCCATTCGAGGAAGTATCAGCGGGTTTTGGACTTCATCCCACCATCCACAACTGAGCTAAATGAAGTCGACAAAGCTAGCAG TGACCTGACGTTCAGAACGTGCCCGGCGATGTTCTCTACGATGGAGGATGGGACCGTGGTCCGAGGCCTGGGTGGGGTGCCTGCGGATGGCCCTGTGTTGCTGGTGGGAAACCACATGTTGATGGGGATTGAGCTCATCTCGCTTGCTGCAGAGTTCCTGCGGCAGAAGAAGGCCGTTGTCCGTGGCATCGCTCACCCGCTGCTCTTCCCGAAGAAGGAGAGGACGTCATCAGAGGGCCACGACTTCTTCGACTTCCTCAAACTGTGGGGAGGTGTGCCCATGACCTACAAGCACATCTATGAGTTGCTGGCAGCTCGGGAGTTCGTGCTCATGTACCCAGGTGGTTACAGGGAGGCACTCCACTGCAAG ATAGTATGGATTTGGACATGTAAGTGA
- the LOC100834604 gene encoding acyltransferase-like protein At1g54570, chloroplastic isoform X1, with protein MSAACLLTKSPLKTMTEILKKALLFTAMATLSPPLVHPQVPSCRLGPRQWHASFERIRFQFRHAGRLQASYKGLEAMYDDGYGMVKDLDYYYQALRELVEHDSGPPRWFCPVDASLSVEDAPLMLYLPGVDGMGMGLCMHHKALGRIFELRCLHIPFHDRTPFEELVAMVEDVVRAEHSTSPNKPIYLLGNSFGGCLALAVAARNPRIDLILVLVNPATSFEKSDIKQLLSIFSPFSDHACIAITALLNYNIDNEVNIALSRMKSGKHPLEAFGRLTNNMSSSLKHTNILDKLPEDTLRWKMELIKTAASYANYRLHFVTADVLLLASGADRLLPSKAEADRLQKILPKCKVFFFQNHGHSLLLEHGVHVSSIIKCADLYRHSRKYQRVLDFIPPSTTELNEVDKASSDLTFRTCPAMFSTMEDGTVVRGLGGVPADGPVLLVGNHMLMGIELISLAAEFLRQKKAVVRGIAHPLLFPKKERTSSEGHDFFDFLKLWGGVPMTYKHIYELLAAREFVLMYPGGYREALHCKGEEHRIFWPDETGFVRMAAQLNATIVPFGVVGEDDLLNILCTFDDIRNAPFGKEIMRAYSSHLKLRDAAHEVIFPGVLLKIPGRFYYRFGKPIPTKGRQDVLTDRQAANDLYMHIRAEVESIISYLLEKRVEDKYRHILPRLWYKAARGPNAEVPTFDP; from the exons ATGAGTGCTGCATGTCTCCTAACTAAGTCACCCCTCAAAACCATGACTGAGATACTCAAAAAAGCTTTGCTGTTCACAGCAATGGCaactctctctccccctctgGTACACCCACAGGTCCCCTCCTGCAGACTGGGGCCGCGCCAGTGGCATGCCTCTTTCGAGAGGATCCGCTTCCAGTTCAGACATGCCGGGAGACTGCAAGCGAGCTACAAAGGCCTTGAAGCAATGTATGATGATGGGTATGGGATGGTCAAGGACCTGGACTACTACTACCAGGCACTCAGAGAGCTGGTGGAGCATGACAGTGGGCCACCACGCTGGTTCTGCCCCGTCGATGCCAGCTTGTCGGTCGAGGATGCTCCACTCATGCTCTATTTGCCAG GGGTAGATGGAATGGGGATGGGGCTCTGCATGCACCACAAGGCTCTTGGAAG AATTTTTGAACTTAGATGCTTGCATATTCCTTTTCATGACCGCACACCATTCGAAG aacTTGTTGCAATGGTAGAAGATGTTGTGAGAGCAGAGCATTCCACTTCTCCTAATAAGCCCATCTATCTATTGGGGAACTCGTTCGGAGGATGCTTAGCTCTTGCAGTTGCTGCTCGTAATCCCCGCATTGATTTGATATTGGTACTAGTTAATCCAG CGACATCATTTGAGAAGTCAGATATAAAACAGCTTCTATCAATTTTTAGTCCCTTTTCGGATCACGCCTGCATTGCAATTACAGCTCTACTGAACTACAACATCG ACAACGAAGTGAACATAGCACTGAGTAGAATGAAAAGTGGGAAGCATCCTTTAGAAGCATTTGGCAGATTGACGAATAACATGTCATCTTCCCTGAAGCATACG AACATACTGGACAAGCTACCAGAAGACACACTAAGATGGAAAATGGAACTGATAAAAACTGCTGCTTCATACGCTAATTACCGTCTACATTTCGTTACTGCTGATGTGCTACTGCTAGCAAG CGGCGCTGACAGGTTGCTGCCTAGCAAAGCAGAAGCTGACAGGCTACAGAAGATATTACCTAAATGCAAAGTCTTCTTCTTTCAGAACCATGGGCACAGCTTACTGTTG GAACATGGTGTGCATGTCTCATCCATCATCAAGTGTGCTGATCTGTACCGCCATTCGAGGAAGTATCAGCGGGTTTTGGACTTCATCCCACCATCCACAACTGAGCTAAATGAAGTCGACAAAGCTAGCAG TGACCTGACGTTCAGAACGTGCCCGGCGATGTTCTCTACGATGGAGGATGGGACCGTGGTCCGAGGCCTGGGTGGGGTGCCTGCGGATGGCCCTGTGTTGCTGGTGGGAAACCACATGTTGATGGGGATTGAGCTCATCTCGCTTGCTGCAGAGTTCCTGCGGCAGAAGAAGGCCGTTGTCCGTGGCATCGCTCACCCGCTGCTCTTCCCGAAGAAGGAGAGGACGTCATCAGAGGGCCACGACTTCTTCGACTTCCTCAAACTGTGGGGAGGTGTGCCCATGACCTACAAGCACATCTATGAGTTGCTGGCAGCTCGGGAGTTCGTGCTCATGTACCCAGGTGGTTACAGGGAGGCACTCCACTGCAAG GGTGAAGAGCACAGGATATTTTGGCCAGATGAGACTGGATTTGTTAGGATGGCAGCACAGTTAAATGCCACAATCGTGCCATTTGGAGTCGTTGGAGAGGACGATCTCTTGAAT ATCCTCTGTACGTTCGACGATATCAGGAACGCACCATTTGGAAAGGAAATCATGCGTGCGTATAGCAGCCATCTGAAGCTGAG GGATGCCGCTCACGAGGTCATCTTTCCAGGCGTACTTCTGAAAATACCGGGCCGGTTTTACTACCGGTTCGGCAAACCTATTCCGACCAAGGGAAGGCAAGATGTCCTGACTGATCGGCAGGCTGCGAACGATCTTTACATGCATATTAGAGCGGAGGTGGAAAGTATAATTTCGTATTTGCTGGAGAAGAGGGTGGAGGACAAGTACAGGCACATCTTGCCGAGGCTCTGGTACAAAGCTGCTCGAGGCCCAAACGCTGAAGTTCCAACCTTTGATCCATAA
- the LOC100834604 gene encoding acyltransferase-like protein At1g54570, chloroplastic isoform X4: MEWGWGSACTTRLLEELVAMVEDVVRAEHSTSPNKPIYLLGNSFGGCLALAVAARNPRIDLILVLVNPATSFEKSDIKQLLSIFSPFSDHACIAITALLNYNIDNEVNIALSRMKSGKHPLEAFGRLTNNMSSSLKHTNILDKLPEDTLRWKMELIKTAASYANYRLHFVTADVLLLASGADRLLPSKAEADRLQKILPKCKVFFFQNHGHSLLLEHGVHVSSIIKCADLYRHSRKYQRVLDFIPPSTTELNEVDKASSDLTFRTCPAMFSTMEDGTVVRGLGGVPADGPVLLVGNHMLMGIELISLAAEFLRQKKAVVRGIAHPLLFPKKERTSSEGHDFFDFLKLWGGVPMTYKHIYELLAAREFVLMYPGGYREALHCKGEEHRIFWPDETGFVRMAAQLNATIVPFGVVGEDDLLNILCTFDDIRNAPFGKEIMRAYSSHLKLRDAAHEVIFPGVLLKIPGRFYYRFGKPIPTKGRQDVLTDRQAANDLYMHIRAEVESIISYLLEKRVEDKYRHILPRLWYKAARGPNAEVPTFDP, from the exons ATGGAATGGGGATGGGGCTCTGCATGCACCACAAGGCTCTTGGAAG aacTTGTTGCAATGGTAGAAGATGTTGTGAGAGCAGAGCATTCCACTTCTCCTAATAAGCCCATCTATCTATTGGGGAACTCGTTCGGAGGATGCTTAGCTCTTGCAGTTGCTGCTCGTAATCCCCGCATTGATTTGATATTGGTACTAGTTAATCCAG CGACATCATTTGAGAAGTCAGATATAAAACAGCTTCTATCAATTTTTAGTCCCTTTTCGGATCACGCCTGCATTGCAATTACAGCTCTACTGAACTACAACATCG ACAACGAAGTGAACATAGCACTGAGTAGAATGAAAAGTGGGAAGCATCCTTTAGAAGCATTTGGCAGATTGACGAATAACATGTCATCTTCCCTGAAGCATACG AACATACTGGACAAGCTACCAGAAGACACACTAAGATGGAAAATGGAACTGATAAAAACTGCTGCTTCATACGCTAATTACCGTCTACATTTCGTTACTGCTGATGTGCTACTGCTAGCAAG CGGCGCTGACAGGTTGCTGCCTAGCAAAGCAGAAGCTGACAGGCTACAGAAGATATTACCTAAATGCAAAGTCTTCTTCTTTCAGAACCATGGGCACAGCTTACTGTTG GAACATGGTGTGCATGTCTCATCCATCATCAAGTGTGCTGATCTGTACCGCCATTCGAGGAAGTATCAGCGGGTTTTGGACTTCATCCCACCATCCACAACTGAGCTAAATGAAGTCGACAAAGCTAGCAG TGACCTGACGTTCAGAACGTGCCCGGCGATGTTCTCTACGATGGAGGATGGGACCGTGGTCCGAGGCCTGGGTGGGGTGCCTGCGGATGGCCCTGTGTTGCTGGTGGGAAACCACATGTTGATGGGGATTGAGCTCATCTCGCTTGCTGCAGAGTTCCTGCGGCAGAAGAAGGCCGTTGTCCGTGGCATCGCTCACCCGCTGCTCTTCCCGAAGAAGGAGAGGACGTCATCAGAGGGCCACGACTTCTTCGACTTCCTCAAACTGTGGGGAGGTGTGCCCATGACCTACAAGCACATCTATGAGTTGCTGGCAGCTCGGGAGTTCGTGCTCATGTACCCAGGTGGTTACAGGGAGGCACTCCACTGCAAG GGTGAAGAGCACAGGATATTTTGGCCAGATGAGACTGGATTTGTTAGGATGGCAGCACAGTTAAATGCCACAATCGTGCCATTTGGAGTCGTTGGAGAGGACGATCTCTTGAAT ATCCTCTGTACGTTCGACGATATCAGGAACGCACCATTTGGAAAGGAAATCATGCGTGCGTATAGCAGCCATCTGAAGCTGAG GGATGCCGCTCACGAGGTCATCTTTCCAGGCGTACTTCTGAAAATACCGGGCCGGTTTTACTACCGGTTCGGCAAACCTATTCCGACCAAGGGAAGGCAAGATGTCCTGACTGATCGGCAGGCTGCGAACGATCTTTACATGCATATTAGAGCGGAGGTGGAAAGTATAATTTCGTATTTGCTGGAGAAGAGGGTGGAGGACAAGTACAGGCACATCTTGCCGAGGCTCTGGTACAAAGCTGCTCGAGGCCCAAACGCTGAAGTTCCAACCTTTGATCCATAA